From the Pungitius pungitius chromosome 6, fPunPun2.1, whole genome shotgun sequence genome, one window contains:
- the nudt7 gene encoding peroxisomal coenzyme A diphosphatase NUDT7: protein MLRNRSLERVLSRLATMRVREETMAILKQHDVGNKIASQPALPKASVLIPLSVRNGQLCTLMTLRARELRTSGGEVCFPGGKRDPSDADDVDTALREAEEEIGLPPADVLVVCRLVPIINKSGLLVTPVVGFIEESFCPRPNPAEVSAVFTVPLDFFTRDKEHWSSHGVAGMRGFLHSFYFVDPDSGRQFHIWGLTAMLAILVAVLALRRTPEFDVGFDPKDPLPFFQQMLQSRTSKL, encoded by the exons ATGTTACGTAACCGCTCATTGGAACGTGTGCTCAG CCGACTCGCCACAATGCGCGTTAGAGAGGAGACGATGGCCATTTTGAAGCAGCACGACGTCGGGAACAAGATCGCGTCTCAACCCGCGCTCCCCAAAGCCTCCGTGCTGATCCCCCTGAGCGTGAGGAACGGCCAGCTGTGCACCCTGATGACCCTGCGCGCACGAGAG cttCGGACCAGTGGGGGAGAGGTGTGTTTCCCTGGCGGGAAGAGAGACCCCAGTGATGCGGATGACGTGGACACGGCTCtgagagaagcagaggaggagatcgGACTACCACCTGCCGACGTCCTGGTGGTCTGTAGACTGGTCCCCATCATCAATAAG AGTGGTCTGCTGGTGACCCCGGTGGTCGGCTTCATAGAGGAGTCGTTTTGTCCCCGTCCAAACCCAGCGGAGGTCAGCGCCGTGTTCACGGTCCCTCTGGACTTCTTCACCAGGGACAAGGAGCACTGGTCTAGCCACGGTGTTGCTGGGATGAGGGGGTTTCTGCACTCGTTTTACTTTGTGGACCCTGACTCAGGACGCCAGTTCCACATATGGGGCCTCACTGCCATGCTGGCCATCCTGGTTGCTGTCCTCGCTCTCAGGAGGACGCCGGAGTTCGATGTCGGTTTCGACCCCAAAGACCCGTTACCCTTCTTCCAACAGATGCTACAGAGCAGAACCAGTAAACTGTGA